The Corallococcus soli genome has a window encoding:
- a CDS encoding S66 peptidase family protein, with amino-acid sequence MKRSVRWLKPLPLRPRDTVHVVAPAGPFEQAPFEAGLRILSERYSPVLRPDLGASHRYLAGDDARRQEELSHAFLDRASRAIFCARGGYGSSRLLPELPLDKAGSVAFTGFSDLTSIHCALQALGRVSFHAPVLTQLGRQSSQVHDYLFRLLESSEAPPPLHGNATYVPGTAEGVLVGGNLSVFSRLLGTPYMPPLDGAVLLLEDVTERPYRIDRMWTHLRLAGVFARVRGIVLGDFTACEEKDGGYSSADVLRELARDAKLPCAAGFPIGHGAINYPVALGTRVRLDADAARLTFLEGAVSPG; translated from the coding sequence ATGAAGCGCAGCGTGCGTTGGCTCAAGCCTCTCCCACTCCGCCCCCGCGACACGGTTCATGTCGTCGCTCCCGCTGGCCCCTTCGAGCAGGCTCCCTTCGAGGCCGGCCTCCGGATCCTCTCCGAGCGCTACTCGCCGGTGCTCCGGCCCGACCTGGGCGCCTCGCACCGCTACCTTGCCGGTGACGACGCCCGCCGCCAGGAGGAGCTGTCCCACGCGTTCCTCGACCGCGCCTCCCGCGCCATCTTCTGCGCCCGGGGTGGCTACGGCAGCTCGCGGCTGCTCCCCGAACTGCCGCTCGACAAGGCCGGGTCCGTCGCCTTCACCGGCTTCTCCGACCTGACGTCCATCCACTGCGCGCTCCAGGCGCTGGGCCGCGTCTCCTTCCACGCGCCCGTCCTCACCCAGCTCGGGCGGCAGTCGTCCCAGGTCCACGACTACCTCTTCCGCCTCCTCGAATCCTCGGAGGCTCCGCCGCCCCTCCACGGCAATGCCACCTACGTCCCCGGCACCGCCGAGGGCGTCCTCGTAGGCGGCAACCTGTCCGTCTTTTCCCGGCTGCTGGGCACGCCCTACATGCCGCCGCTCGACGGCGCCGTGCTCCTGCTGGAGGACGTCACCGAGCGCCCCTACCGCATCGACCGCATGTGGACCCACCTGCGCCTCGCCGGCGTCTTCGCCCGCGTGCGCGGCATCGTCCTGGGCGACTTCACCGCCTGCGAGGAGAAGGACGGCGGGTACTCCAGCGCGGACGTGCTGCGCGAGCTGGCCCGGGACGCGAAGCTGCCCTGCGCCGCGGGCTTCCCCATCGGCCACGGGGCCATCAACTACCCCGTGGCGCTCGGCACGCGCGTGCGCCTGGACGCCGACGCCGCCCGCCTCACCTTCCTCGAAGGCGCGGTGAGCCCCGGATGA
- a CDS encoding cyclic nucleotide-binding domain-containing protein has product MRRTRGEHMEKLAVIATSPLFEMLAPPELARLAELARLYRYADGEVVFEEGDLGDSLFVIVRGQVEVVRRGPGNGTKPLTVLGPPEFFGEMGLIDKDHRSATVRALGEVELLQLTAQDLRTFRLAHAEGFTFIVVNIARSLSARLRDANARLAPPE; this is encoded by the coding sequence ATGCGCCGGACCCGCGGGGAGCACATGGAGAAGCTGGCCGTCATCGCCACATCCCCCCTCTTCGAGATGCTCGCGCCCCCGGAGCTGGCGCGGCTGGCGGAGCTGGCGCGGCTGTACCGGTACGCGGACGGGGAGGTCGTGTTCGAGGAAGGCGACCTGGGCGACAGCCTCTTCGTCATCGTGCGCGGCCAGGTGGAGGTGGTGCGCCGCGGCCCGGGCAACGGGACGAAGCCGCTCACCGTGCTGGGGCCCCCGGAGTTCTTCGGGGAGATGGGCCTCATCGACAAGGACCACCGCTCCGCCACCGTGCGCGCCCTGGGCGAGGTGGAGCTGCTCCAGCTCACCGCACAGGATTTGCGCACCTTCCGACTTGCTCACGCGGAGGGGTTCACCTTCATCGTCGTGAACATCGCGCGCAGCCTCTCCGCGCGGCTGCGGGACGCCAACGCCCGGCTGGCCCCGCCGGAATGA
- a CDS encoding integrase core domain-containing protein, translating to MPSAARCPWQNPYAERVIGSIRRELLDHVVVLNETHARRLLREYQRYYNASRTHLSLGKDAPETREVQGPERGAKVIELREVFGLHHRYERRAA from the coding sequence GTGCCGAGTGCAGCACGGTGTCCGTGGCAGAATCCCTATGCGGAGAGAGTCATCGGCTCGATACGTAGGGAGCTGCTGGACCATGTCGTCGTCCTGAACGAAACTCACGCTCGGCGCCTGCTGCGCGAGTACCAGCGCTACTACAACGCGAGCCGGACGCACCTGTCGCTCGGGAAAGATGCGCCCGAGACGCGTGAGGTGCAGGGCCCGGAGCGTGGAGCCAAGGTGATAGAGCTACGGGAAGTCTTCGGGCTCCACCACCGGTACGAGCGCCGCGCTGCGTAG
- the mpl gene encoding UDP-N-acetylmuramate:L-alanyl-gamma-D-glutamyl-meso-diaminopimelate ligase produces the protein MADDNGNVLDTLDPKSVRRIHLVGVAGTGMGSFAGMLKAAGYDVTGSDENVYPPMSDMLQAWGIPVRTPYAPANLDAANPDLVIIGNVIRRVNPEATAVRERGLKQMSFPAALGTLFLDRSHSVVVAGTHGKTTTSSLMAHVLVAAGKDPSFLVGGVTQNYAGNYRVGKGPHFVVEGDEYDTAYWDKGSKFLHYRPRTAIVTSVEFDHADIFRDLPHYEATFEKFVRLVPKDGQLVVCAAYPNAVRIARDGGTAPVITYVAKEGADADFTPKGVSFGPDGARFDVVERGQVLGTVTLPMSGAHNVENALAVIAAARGLGLTFAEIQQGLSTFQGVKRRQEVRGDVGGVLVVDDFAHHPTAVRETIAAIHHRYPDRRLWAIFEPRSNTSRRNIHQEDYAHAFPGATRASLKVPERHDKVPEGEELNVPKLIEALKAQGIAADGATDVPTLVERVASEAKPGDVLLVMSNGAFGGFIDKLLAALKARAGKGT, from the coding sequence ATGGCTGACGACAACGGCAACGTCCTCGACACCCTCGACCCGAAGTCCGTGCGCCGCATCCACCTGGTGGGCGTGGCCGGCACCGGCATGGGCTCCTTCGCCGGCATGCTCAAGGCCGCCGGCTACGACGTCACCGGCAGCGACGAGAACGTCTACCCGCCCATGAGCGACATGCTCCAGGCGTGGGGCATCCCCGTGCGCACCCCGTACGCGCCCGCCAACCTGGACGCGGCGAACCCGGACCTGGTCATCATCGGCAACGTCATCCGCCGCGTGAACCCGGAAGCCACCGCCGTGCGCGAGCGCGGCCTCAAGCAGATGAGCTTCCCCGCCGCCCTGGGCACGCTCTTCCTGGACCGCTCGCACTCCGTCGTCGTCGCCGGCACCCACGGCAAGACGACGACGTCCTCGCTCATGGCCCACGTGCTGGTGGCCGCCGGCAAGGACCCGTCCTTCCTCGTGGGCGGCGTCACCCAGAACTACGCGGGCAACTACCGCGTCGGAAAGGGCCCGCACTTCGTCGTCGAAGGCGACGAGTACGACACCGCCTACTGGGACAAGGGCTCCAAGTTCCTCCACTACCGCCCGCGCACCGCCATCGTCACCAGCGTGGAGTTCGACCACGCGGACATCTTCCGCGACCTGCCCCACTACGAGGCCACGTTCGAGAAGTTCGTGCGCCTGGTCCCGAAGGACGGCCAGCTCGTCGTCTGCGCCGCGTACCCCAACGCCGTGCGCATCGCGCGGGACGGCGGCACCGCCCCCGTCATCACCTACGTGGCGAAGGAGGGCGCGGACGCGGACTTCACGCCGAAGGGCGTCTCCTTCGGTCCGGACGGCGCCCGCTTCGACGTGGTGGAGCGCGGCCAGGTGCTGGGCACCGTGACGCTGCCGATGTCCGGCGCGCACAACGTGGAGAACGCGCTGGCCGTCATCGCCGCCGCGCGCGGCCTGGGCCTCACCTTCGCTGAAATCCAGCAGGGCCTGTCCACCTTCCAGGGCGTGAAGCGCCGGCAGGAGGTGCGCGGGGACGTGGGCGGCGTGCTGGTGGTGGACGACTTCGCGCACCACCCCACCGCGGTGCGGGAGACCATCGCCGCCATCCACCACCGCTACCCGGACCGGCGCCTGTGGGCCATCTTCGAGCCGCGCTCCAACACCAGCCGCCGCAACATCCACCAGGAGGACTACGCGCACGCCTTCCCCGGCGCCACGCGCGCCAGCCTCAAGGTGCCCGAGCGCCACGACAAGGTGCCCGAGGGCGAGGAACTCAACGTCCCGAAGCTCATCGAGGCGCTGAAGGCCCAGGGCATCGCCGCGGACGGAGCCACGGACGTGCCCACGCTGGTGGAGCGCGTGGCCTCCGAAGCGAAGCCCGGGGACGTGCTGCTCGTCATGAGCAACGGCGCCTTCGGTGGCTTCATCGACAAGCTGCTCGCCGCCCTGAAGGCCCGGGCCGGGAAGGGGACCTGA
- a CDS encoding polysaccharide biosynthesis/export family protein — translation MACHAQTRPPPPPPTPASATERAKTSGGSLGPGDVVEVRVFQEPEHSGTWRVSPEGTIDYPLCGKVPLSGRTASSAADVLSDCLTRYLRRPQVSVLVREYNSQKIFVFGEVQKPGTFPVDGEVSIIQAITLAGGFTKLAAKNNTLVTRVVDGQERKIRVPVEDIGVGRERNFLLQAGDIVFVPESFF, via the coding sequence GTGGCGTGCCACGCGCAGACGCGCCCGCCCCCGCCGCCTCCCACGCCGGCCTCGGCCACGGAGCGCGCGAAGACGTCCGGCGGGAGCCTGGGCCCTGGTGACGTGGTGGAGGTGCGCGTCTTCCAGGAGCCTGAGCACTCCGGCACCTGGCGCGTGTCGCCGGAGGGCACCATCGACTATCCGCTGTGCGGCAAGGTGCCGCTGTCGGGGCGCACCGCCAGCTCCGCGGCGGACGTGCTGAGCGACTGCCTGACGCGCTACCTGCGCCGGCCGCAGGTGTCGGTGCTGGTGCGGGAGTACAACTCGCAGAAGATCTTCGTCTTCGGGGAGGTGCAGAAGCCCGGCACGTTCCCGGTGGACGGCGAGGTGTCCATCATCCAGGCCATCACCCTGGCGGGCGGCTTCACCAAGCTGGCGGCGAAGAACAACACGCTCGTCACGCGCGTGGTGGACGGGCAGGAGCGCAAGATTCGCGTGCCCGTGGAGGACATCGGCGTGGGCCGCGAGCGCAACTTCCTGCTCCAGGCCGGCGACATCGTCTTCGTGCCGGAGAGCTTCTTCTAG
- a CDS encoding serine hydrolase domain-containing protein: MNPHPVANLQAVLDDGVELGIFPAAQAVVLHKGMQVFGGVAGNATGDTRFDLASLTKVLSTTALFLRLWTEGKVGPNTLVSRYHPGSPAGDAGVTVADLLYHRSGLPPFVPFFADALMARPELLDAGCSANVRTQAREDVLRAAAATPLEAPVRTRTAYSDVGFILLGDILSRAADAPLDTLFSRHVAEPLGLNARFHRLTDFPVDGTTAHTGAMRPREPAPGQESLWKDVPSRPSRPGEVDDDNAWVLDGVAGHAGLFGTAVDVARFGQAVLEGCAGTHAALAPAPLWHRLLATDPLLEGSTRSMGFDSPSRGHSSAGRFIGDTPPGAVGHLGFTGTSLWVDLRRSLVVALITNRVAQGRQDLRIRDFRPAFHELVVEALDLTALP, from the coding sequence ATGAACCCGCACCCCGTCGCCAACCTCCAGGCCGTGCTGGATGACGGCGTGGAGCTGGGCATCTTCCCCGCCGCCCAGGCGGTGGTGCTCCACAAGGGGATGCAGGTCTTCGGCGGCGTCGCGGGCAATGCGACCGGCGACACGCGCTTCGACCTGGCGTCCCTCACCAAGGTCCTCTCCACCACGGCGCTCTTCCTGCGCCTGTGGACCGAAGGCAAGGTGGGCCCCAACACGCTCGTGTCCCGCTACCACCCCGGCTCCCCGGCCGGCGACGCGGGCGTCACCGTCGCGGACCTGCTCTACCACCGCTCCGGCCTGCCCCCCTTCGTCCCGTTCTTCGCGGACGCCCTCATGGCCCGGCCGGAGCTGCTCGATGCCGGCTGCTCCGCGAACGTGCGCACCCAGGCCCGCGAGGACGTGCTGCGCGCCGCCGCCGCCACGCCGCTGGAGGCCCCCGTGCGCACGCGCACCGCGTACAGCGACGTGGGCTTCATCCTCCTGGGCGACATCCTCTCCCGCGCCGCGGACGCCCCGCTGGACACGCTGTTCTCCCGCCACGTCGCGGAGCCCCTGGGCCTCAACGCCCGCTTCCACCGCCTCACCGACTTTCCCGTGGACGGCACCACCGCGCACACCGGCGCGATGCGCCCCCGCGAGCCCGCGCCCGGCCAGGAGTCGCTGTGGAAGGACGTGCCCTCGCGGCCTTCACGCCCCGGTGAGGTGGACGACGACAACGCCTGGGTGCTGGACGGCGTCGCGGGCCACGCGGGCCTCTTCGGCACCGCCGTGGACGTGGCGCGCTTCGGCCAGGCCGTGCTGGAGGGCTGCGCGGGCACCCATGCCGCACTGGCACCCGCGCCCCTGTGGCACCGCCTGCTCGCCACGGATCCGCTCCTGGAGGGCAGCACCCGCTCCATGGGCTTCGACTCGCCTTCGCGCGGCCACTCCAGCGCGGGCCGCTTCATTGGCGACACGCCCCCGGGCGCCGTGGGCCACCTGGGCTTCACCGGCACCAGCCTCTGGGTGGACCTGCGACGCTCGCTCGTGGTCGCCCTCATCACCAACCGCGTGGCCCAGGGTCGCCAGGACCTGCGCATCCGCGACTTCCGCCCCGCCTTCCACGAACTGGTCGTGGAGGCGCTCGACCTCACCGCACTCCCTTAA
- a CDS encoding inositol monophosphatase family protein, whose amino-acid sequence MAQDSDTPAALRRTAEEGARLAGRILRERFPLHRTIEFKGGIDLVTDADRASEAALLDFLRARHPHHAILAEESGESGAWQGTDTFRWLVDPLDGTTNYAHQVPHFCVSVAVEGPDGVVAGAVYDPMLDELFSAAKGEGATLNGHPLKASPADRLERALLCTGFPYDVRERPDLPVGLFTQLILLAQGMRRTGSAALDLAYVAAGRFDGYFEFGLKPWDIAAGSLLVSEAGGVIVHIDGGPFDVLKGDVLASGAALHPLLQAQAKRFLAELGWKSRD is encoded by the coding sequence ATGGCCCAGGACTCCGACACACCCGCCGCCCTGCGCCGCACCGCGGAGGAGGGCGCCCGGCTGGCCGGCCGCATCCTCCGGGAGCGCTTCCCCCTGCACCGCACCATCGAGTTCAAGGGCGGCATCGACCTGGTGACGGACGCGGACCGGGCCTCCGAGGCCGCGCTCCTGGACTTCCTCCGGGCGCGTCACCCGCACCACGCCATCCTCGCTGAGGAGAGCGGCGAGAGCGGCGCCTGGCAGGGGACGGACACCTTCCGCTGGCTGGTGGATCCGCTGGACGGCACCACCAACTACGCCCACCAGGTGCCGCACTTCTGCGTCAGCGTGGCGGTGGAGGGGCCGGACGGGGTGGTGGCCGGCGCCGTCTATGATCCGATGCTGGACGAGCTGTTCTCCGCCGCGAAGGGGGAGGGCGCCACCCTCAACGGCCACCCCCTGAAGGCCAGCCCCGCGGACCGCCTGGAGCGGGCGCTCCTGTGCACGGGCTTCCCCTACGACGTGCGCGAGCGCCCGGACCTGCCCGTGGGCCTCTTCACCCAGCTCATCCTCCTGGCGCAGGGCATGCGCCGCACCGGCAGCGCCGCGCTGGACCTGGCGTACGTCGCGGCGGGCCGCTTCGACGGCTACTTCGAGTTCGGGTTGAAGCCCTGGGACATCGCCGCGGGCAGCCTGCTGGTGTCGGAGGCGGGCGGCGTCATCGTGCACATCGACGGGGGGCCCTTCGACGTGCTCAAGGGCGACGTGCTCGCGAGCGGCGCCGCGCTGCACCCGCTGCTCCAGGCGCAGGCGAAGCGCTTCCTGGCGGAGCTGGGCTGGAAGTCGCGCGACTAG
- a CDS encoding DUF4238 domain-containing protein, with protein sequence MSITRDNHYVPIWYQRGFLETGCTQLAYRDLRPKAHHLPDGSLKPGRSRFKSSPKQCFVQRDLYTTAFGDLLNDEIERRLFGQIDADGAPAVKALIGEDPSAWHTHFEMMFRFIDIQKLRTPKGLDWLKMSYPRLSQNELMMEMQGIQAMHCTIWMEGVREIVSAADSEVKFIISDHPVTIYNHGVPPTAAGCRYPLDPSIALKGSQTIYPLDRDHCLILTNFEYAKDKNAAPLERRTFARNFRTSFTRTDTFVRTRRLSADDVRRINRVIKVRAHRYVAAGREEWLDPEVGDMTPWDSLREVLRPPQEALWRFGGDLFAGFEDGRVYYQDAFGRTEKEADFLKKPPPKVDLSPRDVCGCGSGKLFGVCCQPLPQQLRPIWTERGIRERNLMLYRGIEGILGLGKAPDWLEVRRALSDEQIRDVHSLYRALWPIETDILKLLPKPDGRPRAVYTGLLHPMAIMEFAFGSALYFGELIIESPFLHAANMRPEFSPIENPRRYHQEFIKTVFLFLKLMPLVEAGYVNLIPNPTVFDIYLQQQMMQMANVRSAGSRISPAEDKRAMRLMDQDCRRSLMSMPEEYHLAQFRKMSPKLDAYGRDAAIAGFRRLRELDPLAAVQDGLMDGGKDSGQYSSFRMAPNFEMALYLAQATGASIVTDSPHRWKEVQLAVLRQGGCQPPEVAEFARALAATPLGFVNEIEDYMRVSATGAYEGYGPLFRDVFSCLSELGHQGAKPNWDAQLASRLEQLNREAQRQMRQTVPSFTQGVVRGIFPTHGIQHNNVSRLLLMSSSEHHLPSVPMAFFIEPAPDQKA encoded by the coding sequence ATGTCCATCACACGCGATAACCATTACGTCCCGATCTGGTACCAGCGCGGCTTTCTCGAGACGGGTTGCACCCAGCTCGCGTATCGTGACCTTCGGCCGAAAGCCCATCATCTGCCAGATGGGAGTCTCAAGCCCGGCCGTTCCCGCTTCAAATCCTCGCCCAAGCAATGCTTTGTCCAGCGCGATTTATACACGACGGCGTTCGGCGACCTACTGAACGACGAAATTGAACGGCGGCTCTTCGGCCAGATAGACGCCGACGGCGCTCCGGCGGTTAAGGCACTCATCGGGGAGGACCCGAGTGCCTGGCACACGCACTTCGAGATGATGTTCCGCTTCATCGACATCCAGAAGTTGCGGACGCCCAAGGGGCTCGACTGGCTGAAGATGAGCTACCCCCGCCTATCCCAGAACGAGTTGATGATGGAGATGCAGGGCATTCAGGCGATGCACTGCACAATCTGGATGGAGGGCGTGCGCGAGATCGTGTCTGCTGCGGATTCGGAAGTGAAGTTCATCATCAGCGACCATCCCGTTACCATCTACAACCATGGTGTGCCGCCGACTGCCGCCGGCTGTCGCTACCCACTCGATCCATCGATTGCGCTCAAGGGCTCGCAGACGATCTACCCCCTCGATCGTGACCATTGCCTGATCCTTACCAACTTCGAATACGCGAAGGACAAGAACGCCGCGCCGCTTGAGAGGCGCACCTTCGCGCGGAACTTCCGCACCTCGTTCACGAGGACGGACACGTTCGTACGGACGCGCCGGCTCAGCGCAGATGATGTCCGCCGAATCAACCGCGTGATCAAGGTGCGCGCTCACCGCTACGTCGCCGCAGGTCGCGAGGAGTGGCTGGACCCCGAGGTGGGCGACATGACTCCATGGGATTCACTGAGGGAGGTGCTCCGCCCTCCCCAGGAGGCTCTCTGGCGCTTCGGCGGCGACCTCTTCGCCGGCTTCGAGGACGGGCGCGTCTACTACCAGGACGCGTTCGGTCGGACCGAGAAGGAGGCTGATTTCCTCAAGAAACCGCCGCCGAAGGTCGATCTGTCTCCTCGTGACGTCTGTGGTTGCGGCTCAGGTAAGTTGTTTGGCGTCTGCTGCCAGCCATTGCCGCAGCAGCTCCGGCCAATCTGGACCGAGCGCGGGATTCGCGAGCGCAACCTTATGCTTTATCGAGGGATCGAGGGAATACTTGGGCTCGGCAAGGCGCCAGATTGGCTGGAAGTGAGGCGCGCCCTGTCGGACGAGCAGATCCGCGATGTTCACAGCCTCTACCGAGCGCTGTGGCCGATCGAGACCGACATCCTGAAGCTCCTGCCGAAACCCGACGGCCGACCTCGCGCGGTCTACACCGGGCTTCTACATCCCATGGCTATCATGGAGTTTGCCTTTGGTTCGGCGCTCTACTTCGGTGAACTCATCATCGAGAGCCCGTTCCTCCACGCGGCGAACATGCGCCCAGAGTTCAGCCCGATCGAAAATCCCCGCAGATACCATCAGGAATTCATCAAGACCGTGTTCCTGTTCCTGAAGCTGATGCCGTTGGTCGAGGCGGGTTACGTCAATCTGATTCCTAATCCGACGGTGTTCGACATCTACCTGCAGCAGCAGATGATGCAGATGGCGAATGTGCGGTCGGCCGGCAGTCGCATCTCCCCGGCCGAAGATAAGCGCGCGATGCGGTTGATGGACCAGGACTGTCGCCGCAGCCTGATGTCGATGCCCGAGGAATACCACCTTGCGCAGTTTCGAAAGATGTCGCCAAAATTGGACGCCTATGGCCGCGACGCAGCCATCGCTGGCTTCCGGCGACTTCGGGAGCTCGACCCGTTAGCGGCGGTGCAGGACGGACTGATGGATGGGGGGAAAGATAGCGGCCAGTACAGCAGTTTTAGGATGGCGCCGAACTTTGAGATGGCTCTTTACCTCGCCCAGGCCACGGGCGCCTCGATCGTCACCGACTCACCGCACCGCTGGAAGGAAGTTCAACTGGCCGTGCTGCGCCAGGGTGGCTGCCAGCCCCCTGAGGTCGCCGAGTTCGCCCGCGCTCTTGCCGCGACGCCTCTTGGGTTCGTTAATGAAATCGAGGACTATATGCGCGTCTCGGCGACGGGCGCTTACGAAGGTTACGGACCGCTGTTCCGCGACGTGTTCAGCTGTCTCTCCGAACTGGGCCATCAGGGCGCGAAGCCCAACTGGGATGCCCAGCTCGCTAGTCGGCTGGAGCAGCTCAACCGCGAGGCGCAAAGGCAGATGAGGCAGACCGTCCCCTCCTTTACTCAGGGCGTGGTGCGCGGCATCTTTCCCACTCACGGCATCCAGCACAACAACGTCAGCCGGCTGCTGCTGATGTCCAGCTCTGAGCACCACCTGCCCAGCGTGCCGATGGCCTTCTTCATCGAGCCGGCGCCCGACCAGAAGGCGTAA
- a CDS encoding RsmB/NOP family class I SAM-dependent RNA methyltransferase produces MASEALARILSGDPAERVLDRTLRAHRELSRDGRQALKEAVFNVGLWRRRLAFLLGTGDASPPALLFALLHGLGGVPAPEAASWAGLEAPVPLRTGEPPSLALRASLPDWLADHLTQELGPEAEDFCAHLNVPGPITLRVNPARISREALAARLASEGVSTRPGSWSPLALQVEGPRPNLYGLASLREGLFEVQDEGSQLLGLLVEARPGETVLDLCAGAGGKTLQLGAAMADSGRLLAYDPDPERLDRLQQRASRAGLTRVHVLRTPPAPGLGADRVLADVPCSELGSLRRGPDLRFRLAPDVLSRFIPTQRDILARAADAVRPGGRVVYATCTVNRAENQDVVADFLRSRPDFRLAPPGAGWLPDACVQDGFLFVTPHRHGTDGFFAAVLERANAAG; encoded by the coding sequence ATCGCCTCCGAGGCGCTTGCCCGGATCCTCTCGGGGGATCCCGCCGAGCGCGTCCTCGACCGGACCCTGCGCGCCCACCGGGAGCTGTCCCGCGATGGACGTCAGGCTCTGAAGGAGGCCGTCTTCAACGTGGGCCTCTGGCGCCGCCGCCTCGCGTTCCTCCTGGGGACGGGGGATGCGTCGCCTCCTGCGCTCCTGTTCGCGCTCCTCCACGGCCTGGGAGGTGTTCCTGCCCCGGAGGCCGCGTCCTGGGCAGGCCTGGAGGCCCCGGTGCCGCTTCGCACCGGGGAACCCCCATCGCTGGCGCTCCGGGCCTCTCTGCCGGACTGGCTCGCGGACCACCTCACCCAGGAGCTGGGTCCCGAGGCCGAGGACTTCTGCGCCCACCTCAACGTCCCGGGCCCCATCACCCTCCGGGTGAATCCCGCCCGTATCTCCCGTGAAGCCCTGGCCGCGCGCCTTGCCTCGGAAGGGGTCTCCACCCGTCCCGGCTCCTGGAGCCCCCTGGCGCTCCAGGTGGAGGGCCCCCGGCCGAACCTCTACGGACTGGCCTCCCTGCGCGAGGGCCTGTTCGAGGTCCAGGACGAGGGCAGCCAGCTCCTGGGGCTCCTCGTGGAGGCCCGTCCCGGGGAGACGGTGCTGGACCTGTGCGCGGGGGCAGGGGGGAAGACCCTCCAATTGGGGGCGGCGATGGCGGATTCGGGCCGCCTGCTGGCCTATGACCCGGATCCGGAGCGGTTGGACCGACTCCAGCAACGTGCCTCCCGCGCCGGACTCACCCGCGTCCACGTGCTCCGGACGCCTCCCGCGCCTGGCCTGGGGGCGGACCGCGTCCTCGCGGACGTGCCCTGTTCCGAGCTGGGATCGCTCCGACGGGGCCCGGACCTGCGCTTCCGGCTCGCCCCGGACGTGCTCTCCCGGTTCATCCCCACCCAGCGCGACATCCTGGCCCGGGCCGCGGACGCCGTGCGCCCCGGCGGCCGGGTCGTCTACGCGACCTGCACCGTCAACCGCGCGGAGAACCAGGACGTCGTCGCGGACTTCCTCCGCTCCCGCCCGGACTTCCGCCTCGCCCCTCCCGGCGCCGGGTGGCTTCCAGACGCGTGCGTCCAGGACGGTTTCCTCTTCGTCACGCCACACCGGCACGGCACGGATGGCTTCTTCGCCGCCGTGCTCGAACGCGCGAATGCCGCAGGGTAG
- a CDS encoding TlpA family protein disulfide reductase has protein sequence MRHPFIASLGLLTLVAGCSAAPRPLPPLTDSQGAGGPRTSASALESERGPNTPLDFQVKRYPDNSPYDLKSDRGQVVLLDVWATWCEPCKDALPMYGQLQREYGKRGFKAYALNVDEDVRAIPPFLEESKVEVPILLDANALVSERLLKVRLMPTTFLIDRRGVVRHVHEGFAEEFLQMFQTEIEALLAEPAP, from the coding sequence ATGCGCCACCCGTTCATCGCCTCGCTGGGGCTGCTGACGCTCGTCGCCGGCTGCTCCGCCGCGCCCAGGCCGCTGCCGCCGCTCACCGACTCGCAGGGCGCGGGCGGTCCCCGCACCAGCGCCTCCGCCCTGGAGTCGGAGCGCGGTCCGAACACGCCGCTCGACTTCCAGGTGAAGCGCTACCCGGACAACAGCCCGTATGACTTGAAGAGCGACCGGGGTCAGGTCGTCCTCCTGGACGTGTGGGCCACGTGGTGCGAGCCCTGCAAGGACGCGCTGCCCATGTACGGCCAGCTCCAGCGCGAGTACGGCAAGCGGGGCTTCAAGGCCTACGCCCTCAACGTGGACGAGGACGTGCGCGCCATTCCGCCCTTCCTGGAGGAGTCGAAGGTGGAGGTGCCCATCCTCCTGGACGCCAATGCGCTGGTGTCCGAGCGCCTGCTGAAGGTCCGGCTGATGCCCACCACCTTCCTGATTGACCGGCGGGGCGTCGTGCGGCACGTGCACGAGGGCTTCGCGGAGGAGTTCCTCCAGATGTTCCAGACGGAAATCGAAGCGCTGCTCGCCGAGCCCGCGCCCTGA